Within the Anaerolineae bacterium genome, the region CACCAATGTTAAGGCTGAATTCGATACGGAGGTGTCACAATGGAGAGAATACCATATGGAAAGTACACGAAGGAGTTTCGGGAGGAGGCGGTAAGGCTTGTGGTTGAAGGAGGGTTATCAATCCCTGAGGCTGGAAGGCGGTTATCGCTGGCGCCATCAACT harbors:
- a CDS encoding transposase, translated to MERIPYGKYTKEFREEAVRLVVEGGLSIPEAGRRLSLAPST